TGGAGTCAGCGTTATGGGGCATATCGGGCTAAAACCGCAACTCTCAAGAAAAGAAGGCGGTTTTAAAGTAGCAGGAAGAGATGAAGAGAGCGCAAAAAAAATATTAGATGATGCACTAGAGCTTGAACTAGCAGGAGCTGGGCTGCTTTTACTAGAAGGCATTCCTAGCGAACTAGGCAAAAAGATAACTAATAGCGTAAAAATCCCAACTATAGGCATAGGCGCTGGAAGCGATACTGATGGTCAGGTGCTTGTTTGGAGCGATGCGTTTGGATTTTTTGAAGAGTTTAAACCTAAATTTGTAAAGAGATTTTTAGATGGTGCAAATTTGATAAGAAACGCCATACAAGATTACGCAGACGAAGTGCGTACTAAAAAGTTTCCAAGTAGTGAGCATGAATATACCAAATAATCACATAGTAGATATCAGACGTCCTAGTGAGTGGATGGAATTTGGCATTTTAGAAGGCTCAAAACTCATAACATTTGAAAATTTAAATGGAAAGATAAATCCTATGTTTTTGTCGCTTATAGAACAAAATTTCAAAAAAGACGATGAGATAGTCTTGATGTGTCATACGGCAATCAGATCTAAGGCGGCTATGAAATTTTTGCAAGAAAAAGGCTATAGCAACGTAAAAGAGATAAAAGGTGGAGCGTATTATTTTGAAAAAATGGGTGCTAAGTTTGTGCCATATAGTGGAGAATAATTTTGGATAGAATAGTTGAGATAGAAAAAGTAAATTTTGAGAGTGAATATGAGATAAATTTAAGACCGGCTAGCTTTGATGACTACATAGGACAAGAAAAAATCAAGTCAAATTTAAAAGTTTTTATAGCAGCGGCAAAAAAACGATCTGAATGCTTAGATCACGCCCTATTTTATGGGCCTCCTGGACTTGGAAAAACTACTATCGCTCACATAATAGCCTCCGAAATGAACACAAATATAAAGATAACCGCAGCCCCTATGATAGAAAAATCAGGAGATCTTGCTGCTATCTTAACAAATTTAGAAGTCGGCGACGTACTTTTCATAGATGAGATCCATAGACTAAGCTCTGCTATAGAAGAGGTTTTGTACTCTGCTATGGAAGATTTTAGACTAGATATCATCATAGGAAGCGGACCTGCTGCTCAAACTATAAAAATAGACATTCCTAAATTTACGCTAATTGGTGCTACAACAAGAGCTGGAATGATATCAGCTCCTCTTAGAGATCGCTTTGGAATGCAGTTTAGACTGCAGTTTTACACGCCTGAAGAACTCGCTTTGATAGTATCAAAAGCGTCAAATAAACTTGGGAAAAATTGTCAAAAAGAAGCTAGCTTAGAGATCGCAAAAAGAAGTCGTGGAACTCCTCGTATAGCTTTACGCCTTTTAAAAAGAATACGTGATTTTGCTGAGATAAACGATGAAAATAGTATAACAAAAGATAGAGCAAAAGAGGCTCTTGATAGTCTTGGGGTGAATGACCTTGGGTTTGATGAGATGGATCTAAAATATCTTGATATACTTTTAGACGCTAAAGACCGCCCTTTAGGGCTTTCTACTATAGCTGCTGCTTTGAGCGAAGACGAAGGTACGATTGAAGACGTGATAGAGCCATATTTATTAGCAAACGGATATATACAAAGGACTGCAAAAGGAAGAACTCTAAGCTACAAAAGTTTTGATGCTTTAGGGATAAAATATAACAAAGGCTTATTTGATGAGTAACAACTCACTAAAATCAGCAAAAGACGATAAGATGCAAAAAACAAATCAAATTTTTTTCGCACTATTTGCCGTATTTATGCTTGGCTGGATGATATTTTTATTTAAGTCATACTTACTTACCATAAGCATAGGCATACTCTTAGCAGTTTCTACAGCAAACATACAAAATTTCTTTTTACAAGCCACTAAAGGTAAAAGATTGATATCTACGATATTTACTACGATATTTTTTGTGGCGATATTTATAATACCTTTTATATATGCCGTAGTTGCGATATTTGAACAAGGCACTAGCGTAGATATAAGTTATTTAAATTCTATTGTTACGTATATTAAAAACTACGACTTTACGCTACCTAGCAAAGTCCAGTTTTTAGAGCCTAAATTTAAAGAATTACTCTTAAGCATAGACTTCAACTCTTTAGTAACAAATGCTTTTAACTACATAAAAAGTAGCTTAGAAAAAAGCGCGTCATTTTTTACAGATATGGGGCTTATAGTTCTATTTTTTTTCTTATCTCATCTGTATGCAAACGAGCTTACAAGCTATATAAAAAGCGTAACCCCTATGGCGCCTAGCGAACTTGAGTTTATATTTTTAGAAGTTACAAATACGATGAGCGTCGTCTTTTATACAACTATCGCAAATGCGATTTTACAAGGATTTTTATTTTCACTAATAGCGCTTTTTTACGGACAAAATGGACTTTTATTTGGCGTACTTTTTGGATTTGCATCTCTTATACCTATAGTGGGTGGCGCACTTATCTATGTGCCTTTTAGCATATATGAGCTAAGCATTGGCGATACATTTGGAGCGATTGTTGTATTTTTGTATTCAGTTATAGTGATATCTACTTTAGCAGACAATTTTATAAAGCCACTTATAATTAAATTTATAAACCAAAAATTAGTCAAAACAAAGGCAAAGATGAACGAGCTAGTTCTGTTTTTTGCTGGTGTTGCTGGACTTTCTAGCTTTGGATTTTGGGGAGTGATACTTGGTCCTGCGATAGTTACTTTAACTACTGCTACGCTTAGACTTTACGTTCTTTTGAAAAAACGAGGCATTATGTGATGAAAGATAGCTTGAAATTTGAGTTTAAAAACGGCGTTTTAACGCTAAGTGGCAAATTTGACTATAATCTAAGCAAAAGTGACATTAAAAAACTTAAAAGCCTAAAAGTTCATACTTTAGATCTTTTAAATTTAGAGCGAATCGACTATAGTGTTGCAGTTTTGATGACAAAAATTTACGACTCTCCTAAACTCATTAACTCAAATGATAAATTTGATAAAATTTTCGCATTAGTCGGCGATAAAAAGATCCTAAATACAAAGTTATCAAAGCCTTTTAGTTTAAATTTAATAGAGAATTTAGGTAAAAGTTTTTTATCTATAAAAGACAACTTCATCAACTTTTGCATATTTTTAGGAGAGTTTTTATTTGGTGTAGCTTCGAGCATTTGGAATTTTAAAAATATAAGATTTAAAGAGCTTTCAAACCACTTCAAAGACGCAGGTATAAAGGCTGTTTTTATCGTGTGCTTAACAAGCTTTTTGATAGGTATAGTCTTAGCATATCAAGGAGCTAGTATGCTAGAGCGCTTTGGAGCTAGTATCTTTGTAGTTGATATAATGGGTATAATGACGCTTCGTGAAGTAGGTCCTCTCATCGCTGCTATAGTAATAGCTGGACGCTCTGCTTCAAGCTTTACGGCACAAATAGGCGTTATGAAGATCACAGAAGAGATAGACGCTATGAAAACTATGGGATTTGAGCCTTTTAAATTTATCGTTCTACCAAGAGTTATGGCACTTATCATTGCTATGCCACTTGTCGTATTTTTGGCAAATTCTATCAGCATAGTTGGACAAATGATAGTTTGTAATTTCTACTTAGATCTTAGTTTTAATGATTATCTTGAGAGATTTAAAAGCAGCATTGAGCTTAGGCATTTTTGGGTCGGGATATTTAAAGCACCATTTTTTGGAGCAGTCATTGGGCTGATTGGCTGCATGAGAGGATTTGAGGTAAGTGGAAGTACGGATAGCGTTGGAGAGCTTACTACAAAAAGCGTTGTAAATGCGATATTTTGGATCATTGCGATAGATGCTATTTTTTCGATAATTTATACGGAGCTTGAAATTTGATAGAAGCAAAAAATATAACAACCGCTTTTGGAAAACGCATTATGCACGATAATGTAAGTTTTAGCATAAAACGTGGTGAAATTTACGGATTTTTAGGCGGAAGTGGAAGTGGAAAAACTACTCTTTTAAAAACGCTTATCTACCTAAAAGAGCCATTAAGTGGCGATATATTTATAAACGGCGTAAATTTATGGAAAGCAAATTTGGATAAACGTCAAGAAATTCGTCTTAAAATAGGCGTAATGTTTCAGTTTGGTGCTCTTTTTAGCGGTATGAGTGTTTTGGATAATATAGGAATTTTGCTTAGAGAATATAGCAAATACGATAAAAAAGATATAGACGATATAGCTAAAATGTGGCTTTTAAAAGTGGGTTTAAACGCTGAGGCAGCAAATTTATATCCAAGTGAGCTAAGCGGTGGTATGAAAAAAAGAGTTGCACTTGCTAGGTCTTTGGCTCTTAGCCCTGAAATTTTGTTTTTAGATGAGCCAAACTCAGGGCTTGATCCACTTAGCGCAAGAGCGCTCGATAGGCTCATTTGCGACCTTAGAGATAGCCTTGGGATAACTGTCGTTATGGTAACTCACGATATAGATAGCATTTTTAGTATTTTAGATAGATTTTTGATAATACACAATCATAAAATAGCTTATGAAGGCGATCTTAGAGGAGCTTTGGAATTTAAAGAAAATCCTTTAAGGGAGCTTTTTATGATGAGGAGTTTAGATGGAAAGTAAAAGTTCGTATTTCATAGCTGGAGCATTTTTTTGTATAGTTATGATATTTGTGGTAGTTTTTTTGCTGTTTATGAACAAAAACGGAAACGCAGATGAGTATAGAAGCTACTATATACAGACAAAAGAGCTACCAAATGGCATAAAAAAAGATGCACAAGTAAGGTTTATAGGAGTTCCAGCAGGTATCGTAAAAGATATATATTTTAGCGATCCAAAAACTGCTACTATCGAGATAAAACTCAGTATTAAAAAAGATCTACCTATAAAAAAAGATAGCGTCGCCGTAGTCGAAATTCAAGGCATAAGCGGGATAGCTAGCATAAATATATCCAAAGGCTCCCCTGAAGCGCGTACATTTGCTGCTGATGAAAAACCCGTCATTTTTATGGAGCAAGGACTACTAGCAAAGATAGGAGATAACGCGGTAAATGTATCTCACAGACTAAATTTAACACTCTCAAAATTTGGCGAACTTCTAAGCGATAAAAATATAAAAGCCCTTAGCCAGACTTTGGATTCGATAAATAAATTTAGCTCTTTTTTAAATTCCAAAGAAAATATTGAACATATAAAAACTATCTTAAGTAGCACAAACAAGACCGCGTCTGCACTTAGCAAGATCAAATTTGAAGAGCTAGCAAATCAATTAAATGCCTTTTTAGTTGATGCTAATCGTCAAGCAAAACTTTTAGAACAAACACAAATGTTGCTAGCAAAAAAGATAGAAAGCGGCGAATATGACTTCAAAAGTATAATCTCACCTACATTGCAAAATACGAACGATACGCTATCTGAACTAAACGGACTAATAGCAGAGATACAAAATACACTATTTAGATTAGAAGATAATCCATATGAGTTTTTCTTTAAAGATACAGGAGATAAAAAATGAAATATTTATTTATAACATTAGTTGGCATTTTGCTAAGCGGATGTATAGCAAAACAAGGCATACAAAGTAGATACTACGAGCTTGAAAATGTAGCTAAACCAAATTTCAAATGCGATAGAAGTGCAAATATAGATGTGTTTATAGATAAGATAAAAATGTTAGATATTTATCAAAGCAGAAATATAATTTATAAGCAAAATAGTCAAATTTCATATCTAAAAGATGCGAAATTCGCCTCATATCCAAACGTGATGATCTATAAATCTTTGATAGATTATCTACAAAATCACTGCAAATTTAAGCCTGTTTTATCGAGCAAAGAAGGTTTTTTAAATTTAAAAATAACCATACTAGACATCTACGTCAGCCAAAACGAAGCTAAAATTTCCGCTTTTGTTAGTGTCAATAATGATAAAAAAGTTCTAGCAAACAGCGTCTTAAGCCAAACAAAAAGTATTGATAAATTTAGCGAAGAAAATGCTATAAATGCACTAAATTTGGCATTAGCTAACATACAAGACCAAATTTATGACTTACTAACTTCAGCCTTAATAGCCACTTCTGAGAATTAAACTTTTTGGAAAGGTAATTTGTGTAAATTTCTCTCTAATTTCTGATTTGAAGCCACTTCATTTATTTTAATAACTGCTAAAAATAAGGATTTATAGACGCTTATTATTATTAGGAAATCTTTGGCTTTAATTTTAAATTATAGAATTTAGACTTTGATTTATTGTATAAATAAGCCGTATAATGGGTTTAGAATATATAAAATATATAGATAATTCTTCTAATTACTCTCTCAAAATTTAGCGATATTATAAATGGCATTATTTAAATTCTATCAAATTTATAATCGCCATTTTAATAGTATCTGCTCCATAAATAAGTTTTTGGCTCATTTGCTATTTTATTTCTATCTTTGAAAGAGACATATTTTAAAGAATTTCGTATCTGATGAACTACGGCATTAGGAAATAAGCTATTTATTACCTTTAAAATTCCACTTAGATTATCGGTATAGAATTATTAACTCTATTTTTAATCTCATTAAAAATATCTAGCTAAAATATTGAGCTTTTACTATCTGATGTTTTTTGTATCACTTAGTTCTTAAGCGTCATATGCGTTTTACAATAACTTCTAGCTTTGTAACTAATTTTTGATTAAAAACTCTTCTTGAAATAGCTATTTTACCATAATTTGTTTTTAGTGTTATAACTATTGTGATAGTTTCTAAAATGCTATTATTTTCGTAGGCTAAATGTTCTTGATTACTTACTTCTTCTATGACTTCTTTTAAGATTAGTTTGATTTCTGGTAAAACCCTTATATGAGTTTTAAGAGTTTGCTAAGCAATACATAAATCCTTTGTAATTTAAATTTGCATTGAATTCTAAATTTTTAATTAAAGAATTCAAGGTTATAAATTTGAATTTACATAGTTTGGTTTTTTAAAATTCTTTTTTTGAGACTTCTAATATAAATTTAACTTTCTCAAAATATAAAGAAAGGTCGTTCATATTGATATCTTGTAATCTAAAATTTGATTACGATTGCTTTTAATTTGTTTAAATTTATTAGTAAATTTAAAATACCATCAAAATTTGATATGTCTAAGAGATGGTTACTAAATACTGCTTGGTTTATGAAAAAATTTAGACAAAATTTGATAAAATCAGCCATTCAATTTTAAGGCTAGACTTTGAGGTTTTTACTACTATTTTTATTTGGCTTTGTTGCTGTTTTTGCCGCCGATACGCTCACTGTTCCTACTATAAATTTAACATTAAGCGCACCAGATACGCCCCAGCAGCTAGTTACTAGCTTAAATGTCTTAATAGTCCTAACGATACTAGCTTTAGCTCCGTCTTTGATCTTTGTTATGACTAGTTTTTTAAGGCTCATTATAGTATTTTCATTTTTGCGTCAAGCTATGGCAACACAGCAGATGCCACCTACTAGCATACTTATCTCACTTGCTTTGATACTTACGTTTTTCATTATGGAACCAGTAGCCAAAAAATCATACGATGAGGGTATAAAACCGTATTTAGCCGAGCAGATCAGCTATCAAGAAGCGTTTGAGCTTGGTAGCAAACCATTTAAAGAGTTTATGGTGAGAAATACTAGAGAAAAGGATTTAGCTCTATTTTATAGGATAAGAGCTCTGCCAAATCCAAAGACTATAGACGACGTGCCATTTAGCGTAGCTGCCCCTGCGTTTGTCATAAGTGAGCTAAAAACAGCTTTTGAGATAGGATTTTTACTTTATCTTCCTTTTTTAGTCATAGATATGGTAGTAAGCTCTGTGCTTATGGCTATGGGTATGATGATGCTACCGCCTACGATGATATCTTTGCCTTTTAAGCTACTGATATTTGTATTAGTAGATGGATGGAATTTGTTAGTTGGAAATTTAGTAGAGAGCTTTAAATAGTACTAAAAAGACCTAGCTTGGTCATAGATCAAGCTAGAAATAAAAATATGCTAGGTATGCTTATGAAAGTAAATACTATGCCAAGAGCGACACTTGAAATAGCTAAGTTGGTATCTAAATTTGCTTTTAGTATCATAGCACTAGCTAAAACCATAGGCGGCATCGCACATTCTATAAGTCCTATCATCCATTTTTGATCGAAATTTACGCCAAATGAAGACGCTATTATCACAAACAATGCAGGTGCTATCACCATTTTTGCCACTAAAACCACGCTTGTGCTTTTCCATGCACTTTTTACGCTGTTAAATCCAAGTCCTATTCCAACAGCAAAAAGGGCCACTGGCACAACGCTACTAGCAAACATTTTAAGCGGTGGAAATATAATATTTGGAAGTTCAAAATTTCTACATATTAGTCCTAATATAAGTGCTACAAACGGCGGGAATTTTAGTATTTTTATCGTATTTTGTATCAAAGAAACCTTTGCAGGAGCACCAAGCGATAGTATTAGCGGACCTAGTATAGATATAGGAATTCCAGTTGCTAGTTGATCATAAAATATAACTTCATTTATAGATTCCTCGCCAAAAAATCCCTGAACGACCGGGATACCAACAAAAAGAGTATTTCCAAAAAGACTAAGTAGCGCCAAACTCACTATAGTAGTTTTTTTAAATTTAAATAAAAACCCAAGTCCTACTGCGATAAGAGCTGCTAATATAGATGAGCCAAAACCAGTAAGTATGATATTTATCAAATTTATATCGATATTGACGTGATAAATTCTATCAAAGATCATAGCAGGAAGTGCAAAACATAAGACAAAATCTATAAATATTATGGCTTGATTTTGTGCTAAAACTTTAGTTTTTTTTGCCAAATATCCAGACGCTAGAAGTATAAAGATAGAAAACATAGCTTCAAAAACCATATTTGATCCTTTTAATATTTTTAGTGGCGAATTATATAACTATTTCATAAAAGAAAAATTAATTAAAAATAACTTATGTAAAAATAATGTAATTTTTAAATTTAAAAAAAGAAACGTTTAGATATAATCAAAAAACTTATAAAATCAAGGTATGATAATGGAAAAATGGACAGTGAATAGCTGGAGAAAGTATAATATTTTACAACAACCTACTTATCCAGATATTAATGAATTAAACAACGTAGAAAAAAAGATAAAATCTCTTCCGCCACTTGTTTTTGCTGGTGAAGTAAGAAATCTCAAAGAAGAATTAAAAAATGTGACGTTAGGCAATAGCTTTTTACTTCAAGGCGGAGACTGCGCTGAGAGCTTTGCGAATTTCAGTGCAAATAATATCAGAGATATGTTTAAAGTAATGCTTCAAATGGCGATAGTCCTTACATTTGCTGGAGGCTGTCCTATCGTAAAGGTAGGTAGGGTGGCAGGGCAGTTTGCAAAACCTAGAAGTAGTGATTTTGAAGAAGTTGGAGGAGTGAAGCTCCCAAGCTACAGAGGCGACATCATAAATGGTTTTGAGTTTAAAAATGAAGCTAGGGTGCCTGATCCTAAAAGAATGATCGAGGCTTATTATCAAAGCGCTTCTACGCTAAATTTACTTAGAGCATTTTCACGTGGAGGACTTGCGAATTTGCACGAAGTTCATCGATGGAATCTTGGCTTTATAAAAAGGGCTGAGATCGGAGATAAATTTGAGCTTTTAGCAACTCAGCTAACACAAACGCTAAATTTTATGGAGGCATGTGGCGTTACTACTCAAAATACACCAACACTTAGCGAAACAAAGCTCTATACGTCTCATGAAGCGCTATTGCTTCCTTATGAAGAGGCTTTAACTCGCATTGATAGTTTAAGTGGCGACTGGTATGACTGCTCTGCTCATATGCTTTGGATAGGTGAAAGAACAAGGGGAGTAAATGACGCTCATGTACATTTCTTAAGTGGAGTTAAAAATCCTATCGGTTGTAAGATAGGACCAGATGCTAAGCCTGAAGATATCGTGGCTTTAGCAAACAAACTAAATCCTAGTAATGAGCCAGGACGTCTTAATATCATCATAAGAATGGGTGCTAAAAAGATAGAAGATAGACTTCCAAATTTACTAAATAGCGTCAAAAAAGAAGGGTTAAATATCCTTTGGAGTATAGATCCGATGCACGGAAACACTCAAAAAGCTAGTAGTGGCTTTAAA
The sequence above is a segment of the Campylobacter hyointestinalis subsp. lawsonii genome. Coding sequences within it:
- a CDS encoding ABC transporter ATP-binding protein, whose protein sequence is MHDNVSFSIKRGEIYGFLGGSGSGKTTLLKTLIYLKEPLSGDIFINGVNLWKANLDKRQEIRLKIGVMFQFGALFSGMSVLDNIGILLREYSKYDKKDIDDIAKMWLLKVGLNAEAANLYPSELSGGMKKRVALARSLALSPEILFLDEPNSGLDPLSARALDRLICDLRDSLGITVVMVTHDIDSIFSILDRFLIIHNHKIAYEGDLRGALEFKENPLRELFMMRSLDGK
- a CDS encoding rhodanese-like domain-containing protein → MNIPNNHIVDIRRPSEWMEFGILEGSKLITFENLNGKINPMFLSLIEQNFKKDDEIVLMCHTAIRSKAAMKFLQEKGYSNVKEIKGGAYYFEKMGAKFVPYSGE
- a CDS encoding class II 3-deoxy-7-phosphoheptulonate synthase, producing the protein MEKWTVNSWRKYNILQQPTYPDINELNNVEKKIKSLPPLVFAGEVRNLKEELKNVTLGNSFLLQGGDCAESFANFSANNIRDMFKVMLQMAIVLTFAGGCPIVKVGRVAGQFAKPRSSDFEEVGGVKLPSYRGDIINGFEFKNEARVPDPKRMIEAYYQSASTLNLLRAFSRGGLANLHEVHRWNLGFIKRAEIGDKFELLATQLTQTLNFMEACGVTTQNTPTLSETKLYTSHEALLLPYEEALTRIDSLSGDWYDCSAHMLWIGERTRGVNDAHVHFLSGVKNPIGCKIGPDAKPEDIVALANKLNPSNEPGRLNIIIRMGAKKIEDRLPNLLNSVKKEGLNILWSIDPMHGNTQKASSGFKTREFNDVMSEVRSFFDIHKACGTIAGGVHLEMTGQDVTECTGGAFKVTEEALASRYETQCDPRLNADQALELAFLIADLVKEARK
- the panB gene encoding 3-methyl-2-oxobutanoate hydroxymethyltransferase translates to MKKITISDLFAMKNRQKIVMITAYDALFAKLFDDYADMILVGDSLNMSFNGKNETIGLSVKEMIYHAKAVRTGSKRAFLVVDVPFGAIYSKKVALKNCIEIYKKTGCDAVKIEGGSEIKGIVKALSQNGVSVMGHIGLKPQLSRKEGGFKVAGRDEESAKKILDDALELELAGAGLLLLEGIPSELGKKITNSVKIPTIGIGAGSDTDGQVLVWSDAFGFFEEFKPKFVKRFLDGANLIRNAIQDYADEVRTKKFPSSEHEYTK
- a CDS encoding AEC family transporter, with the translated sequence MVFEAMFSIFILLASGYLAKKTKVLAQNQAIIFIDFVLCFALPAMIFDRIYHVNIDINLINIILTGFGSSILAALIAVGLGFLFKFKKTTIVSLALLSLFGNTLFVGIPVVQGFFGEESINEVIFYDQLATGIPISILGPLILSLGAPAKVSLIQNTIKILKFPPFVALILGLICRNFELPNIIFPPLKMFASSVVPVALFAVGIGLGFNSVKSAWKSTSVVLVAKMVIAPALFVIIASSFGVNFDQKWMIGLIECAMPPMVLASAMILKANLDTNLAISSVALGIVFTFISIPSIFLFLA
- a CDS encoding AI-2E family transporter, which produces MSNNSLKSAKDDKMQKTNQIFFALFAVFMLGWMIFLFKSYLLTISIGILLAVSTANIQNFFLQATKGKRLISTIFTTIFFVAIFIIPFIYAVVAIFEQGTSVDISYLNSIVTYIKNYDFTLPSKVQFLEPKFKELLLSIDFNSLVTNAFNYIKSSLEKSASFFTDMGLIVLFFFLSHLYANELTSYIKSVTPMAPSELEFIFLEVTNTMSVVFYTTIANAILQGFLFSLIALFYGQNGLLFGVLFGFASLIPIVGGALIYVPFSIYELSIGDTFGAIVVFLYSVIVISTLADNFIKPLIIKFINQKLVKTKAKMNELVLFFAGVAGLSSFGFWGVILGPAIVTLTTATLRLYVLLKKRGIM
- a CDS encoding MlaE family ABC transporter permease, with amino-acid sequence MKDSLKFEFKNGVLTLSGKFDYNLSKSDIKKLKSLKVHTLDLLNLERIDYSVAVLMTKIYDSPKLINSNDKFDKIFALVGDKKILNTKLSKPFSLNLIENLGKSFLSIKDNFINFCIFLGEFLFGVASSIWNFKNIRFKELSNHFKDAGIKAVFIVCLTSFLIGIVLAYQGASMLERFGASIFVVDIMGIMTLREVGPLIAAIVIAGRSASSFTAQIGVMKITEEIDAMKTMGFEPFKFIVLPRVMALIIAMPLVVFLANSISIVGQMIVCNFYLDLSFNDYLERFKSSIELRHFWVGIFKAPFFGAVIGLIGCMRGFEVSGSTDSVGELTTKSVVNAIFWIIAIDAIFSIIYTELEI
- a CDS encoding ABC-type transport auxiliary lipoprotein family protein — translated: MKYLFITLVGILLSGCIAKQGIQSRYYELENVAKPNFKCDRSANIDVFIDKIKMLDIYQSRNIIYKQNSQISYLKDAKFASYPNVMIYKSLIDYLQNHCKFKPVLSSKEGFLNLKITILDIYVSQNEAKISAFVSVNNDKKVLANSVLSQTKSIDKFSEENAINALNLALANIQDQIYDLLTSALIATSEN
- the ruvB gene encoding Holliday junction branch migration DNA helicase RuvB, whose protein sequence is MDRIVEIEKVNFESEYEINLRPASFDDYIGQEKIKSNLKVFIAAAKKRSECLDHALFYGPPGLGKTTIAHIIASEMNTNIKITAAPMIEKSGDLAAILTNLEVGDVLFIDEIHRLSSAIEEVLYSAMEDFRLDIIIGSGPAAQTIKIDIPKFTLIGATTRAGMISAPLRDRFGMQFRLQFYTPEELALIVSKASNKLGKNCQKEASLEIAKRSRGTPRIALRLLKRIRDFAEINDENSITKDRAKEALDSLGVNDLGFDEMDLKYLDILLDAKDRPLGLSTIAAALSEDEGTIEDVIEPYLLANGYIQRTAKGRTLSYKSFDALGIKYNKGLFDE
- a CDS encoding MlaD family protein, with product MESKSSYFIAGAFFCIVMIFVVVFLLFMNKNGNADEYRSYYIQTKELPNGIKKDAQVRFIGVPAGIVKDIYFSDPKTATIEIKLSIKKDLPIKKDSVAVVEIQGISGIASINISKGSPEARTFAADEKPVIFMEQGLLAKIGDNAVNVSHRLNLTLSKFGELLSDKNIKALSQTLDSINKFSSFLNSKENIEHIKTILSSTNKTASALSKIKFEELANQLNAFLVDANRQAKLLEQTQMLLAKKIESGEYDFKSIISPTLQNTNDTLSELNGLIAEIQNTLFRLEDNPYEFFFKDTGDKK
- the fliP gene encoding flagellar type III secretion system pore protein FliP (The bacterial flagellar biogenesis protein FliP forms a type III secretion system (T3SS)-type pore required for flagellar assembly.): MRFLLLFLFGFVAVFAADTLTVPTINLTLSAPDTPQQLVTSLNVLIVLTILALAPSLIFVMTSFLRLIIVFSFLRQAMATQQMPPTSILISLALILTFFIMEPVAKKSYDEGIKPYLAEQISYQEAFELGSKPFKEFMVRNTREKDLALFYRIRALPNPKTIDDVPFSVAAPAFVISELKTAFEIGFLLYLPFLVIDMVVSSVLMAMGMMMLPPTMISLPFKLLIFVLVDGWNLLVGNLVESFK